In Rutidosis leptorrhynchoides isolate AG116_Rl617_1_P2 chromosome 2, CSIRO_AGI_Rlap_v1, whole genome shotgun sequence, one genomic interval encodes:
- the LOC139888206 gene encoding uncharacterized mitochondrial protein AtMg00810-like → MTLKENDFVQSISDYSLFAKSRNGLFLALFIYGDDLVVTMRSKPVGAPLEANISISSTPTNDDPVLNNITEYKKLIGKLIYLTRTRPDISFSVQCLSQFMHSPLQSHLKIALRFLRYLKTSPGKAALHSKSDSIFLAAYVDTDWGKCISSRKFVTGFAVLFCNSLISWKSKNQANVSISSTESEYRAMASGLLPVKLHFDNRSTIQLAANHIRNLQSKKILQRKEEIGEEMTVSRSKAKTVNESNYSRVTRLKSSLNELKTEFERARARASYLEFE, encoded by the exons ATGACTTTAAAAGAGAATGATTTTGTTCAAAGTATTAGTGACTATTCCCTGTTTGCCAAAAGTCGTAATGGTCTGTTTCTTGCACTCTTCATTTATGGAGATGATCTTGTGGTTACTA TGAGAAGCAAACCAGTTGGTGCTCCACTTGAAGCTAATATTTCTATTTCATCTACTCCTACTAATGATGATCCAGTGCTTAATAATATCACTGAGTATAAGAAATTAATAGGTAAACTTATTTATTTGACAAGGACCAGGCCAGATATATCATTCTCTGTTCAGTGTTTGAGTCAGTTCATGCATTCTCCACTTCAGTCTCATCTTAAAATTGCATTGAGGTTTCTCAGGTATCTGAAAACATCTCCAGGTAAGGCTGCTTTACACTCCAAGTCTGATTCAATTTTTTTAGCTGCTTATGTAGATACTGACTGGGGTAAGTGCATTTCTTCCAGAAAGTTTGTTACTGGCTTTGCTGTTTTGTTTTGTAATTCTCTTATATCTTGGAAAAGCAAGAATCAAGCTAATGTATCTATATCTTCAACTGAATCGGAATATAGAGCCATGGCTTCTG GTTTATTGCCTGTTAAACTTCACTTTGATAATAGGTCTACAATCCAACTTGCAGCCAATCAT ATAAGAAACTTACAGAGTAAGAAGATTTTACAGAGAAAAGAAGAAATAGGTGAGGAGATGACTGTTTCAAGAAGCAAG GCTAAGACTGTAAATGAGTCGAACTACTCACGAGTAACTCGACTTAAGTCGAGCCTAAACGAGCTCAAGACCGAGTTTGAAAGAGCTCGAGCCCGAGCTTCATATCTCGAGTTCGAATAA
- the LOC139891331 gene encoding mitochondrial carrier protein CoAc1-like — MTFERFRYLMLDCHFSILGSAPLVDLLAGSAAGAVAILSTYPLDLARTLLAYQVVDTKAIIKSGSVSTIAQPRYTSTRNVLAGVYREAGVRGLYRGLGPTLMGILPYAGLRFCVYEELKRHVSEEQHKSIAMSLSCGAIAAIIGQTITNPLDVVKRQMQVENMQDGNTRHKNTWKGITTIVSKQGWRQLFAGLSVNYLKIVPSTAIGFTAYDLLKEWMHVPPRQKKQSVSAA; from the exons ATGACATTTGAACGATTCAGATATTTGATGTTAGATTGCCACTTTAGTATATTAGGATCTGCGCCACTCGTAGATCTTTTAGCCGGTTCAGCTGCTGGAGCGGTTGCTATTCTGTCCACGTATCCTCTAGATTTGGCTCGCACGTTACTTGCCTATCAG GTTGTGGATACGAAAGCAATAATAAAGAGTGGTTCCGTTAGTACTATTGCACAACCGCGTTACACCAGTACTAGGAATGTCTTGGCGGGTGTTTATAGAGAGGCTGGGGTACGTGGCTTGTATCGAGGCCTAG GTCCAACTCTTATGGGTATTTTACCATATGCCGGTTTAAGGTTTTGTGTTTATGAAGAATTAAAGAGGCATGTTTCTGAGGAGCAACATAAATCGATTGCGATGAGTCTCTCGTGTGGTGCTATAGCTGCTATAATCGGCCAAACCATAACTAACCCTTTAGACGTCGTTAAAAGACAGATGCAG GTTGAAAATATGCAAGATGGTAACACTAGACATAAGAACACATGGAAAGGAATTACTACAATTGTTTCCAAACAAGGATGGAGACAATTATTTGCAGGCCTAAGTGTTAACTACCTAAAG ATTGTCCCTTCGACTGCGATTGGTTTCACTGCATACGACTTGTTGAAGGAGTGGATGCATGTACCTCCTCGACAAAAGAAGCAGTCGGTCTCTGCTGCATAA